The Bacillota bacterium DNA window GACTACCTGGGTGGCAAGGACAAGGCCCTGGGGTACCTGGTGGGACAGGTGATGAAGCTAACCAAGGGCAAGGCCAACCCTCAACTGGTCAATGATATCCTCCAAGGGCGCCTTCGCTAAGAATACCAGCCAGGCAGGGGAAGGTGAGACAGTGCTGACGGCAGTGACTTTTGACCTGTGGAGCACCCTGTGGGATGATGACGGTGAGATCACCCGTCACCAGATACGAACCAGCCGGATTGAGGATACACTCAGGGCTCGGGGACACGAGCCCCCGGAGGGTGCCATCCGGAGTGCCCTTGAGGCCTGCGGGCAGCGGGGCAAGGCGGTGAGGGCTCAAGGCCACAGGGACTTCCCCCCAGAGGAGCAGGTCCCCTTCATCTTGGGGATCCTGGGAATAGAGGCTGATCCTGGTCTAGTGGACGTCGTGATGGAACCCTATATTAACACCTTGCTGGTAGAAGCCCCGGCTGTCCTTCCTGGGGCCCGGGAGGCTCTCAGGGCGGTCTCCCAAGTATACAGGGTGGGTCTCATCTCCAACACCGGAGTGAGCCCAGGCAGCTCCATCAGGAAGGTACTGGAGAGCCAGGGCCTTAAGGGCTTCTTCTCAGGCCTTACCTTCTCGAATGAGGTGGGCTGGGTGAAGCCTCACCCGGTCATCTTCAAGGATGCCCTGGAACAGCTGGGGGCTAGCCCCCAAGAAGCAGTCCATGTGGGTGACGACCCCTTTGCCGATGTGGCGGGTGCCCAGCGATTTGGCATGAAGGCGATACGCTATGGTTCCTTTGACCCGGAGGCGGAGGTTTCCATCCTAGACTATGGAAACATCATGGAGGTGCTGGACACTCTCTCCTAATCCTGTGCGTTGCCGGGGGCCTCAAGGGGCCTCCGCCGCTTTCAGGGATGCCTCCTATAAGGAAACCCGGGACGTCTTGCGGGAGGCGGTTTTCATGATCAGGCCCCCGGTGTTAGAGAGGGGTGACACCCTTGGTGTAGTGTCTCCCGCAGGCCCAGTGAGGCGCGAGCGGCTTGAGGCCGGACTGGCGAGCCTGAGGGCCCTCGGCTTCCACCTGGTCCTAGCCAGGCACGTCTTTGACAGGGATGGCTACCTGGCGGGCCGGGACGAGGACCGCGCCGGGGACATGATGGAGATGTTCCTCTCCCCTGGTGTCAAGGGCATAATTGCTGCCAGGGGTGGCTATGGGTGTGCTCGCATGGTGGACCTCCTGGACTACAGGGCCATTTCGCAAAGCCCCAAGGCCTTCGTGGGTTCCAGTGACATCACCTTCCTCCACCTTGCCCTCCAGCAGAAGGCAGGCCTCATAACCTTTCACGGCCCCATGGTCGAGGTGGACCCCGAGACCGGTTTCCCCTCCTATAGCCTTGAAGGGCTGTTCACAGCTCTTACCGTAACCCGGCCCCTGGGCTTCCTAGGCATGCCTCCGGGGACACGGACTCGAGCCCTCTCGCCTGGAACCGCAGAGGGGCCACTGGCAGGCGGGAACCTGTCGCTTTTAGTATCCAGCTTGGGTACTCCCTATGAACTGGACACCCTGGGGAAGATACTCNNNNNNNNNNCGGTGAAAGGCCCTACAGGGTGGACCGGATGCTACGGCAGATGGAGATGTCCGGCAAGCTCCGGGACGCTGCTGGCATTGTTGTAGGTGACATGACCAGGTGTGATCCCGTGGAGGGTGAGGAGTCCCAGTCCATTGAAGA harbors:
- a CDS encoding HAD family hydrolase, producing the protein MLTAVTFDLWSTLWDDDGEITRHQIRTSRIEDTLRARGHEPPEGAIRSALEACGQRGKAVRAQGHRDFPPEEQVPFILGILGIEADPGLVDVVMEPYINTLLVEAPAVLPGAREALRAVSQVYRVGLISNTGVSPGSSIRKVLESQGLKGFFSGLTFSNEVGWVKPHPVIFKDALEQLGASPQEAVHVGDDPFADVAGAQRFGMKAIRYGSFDPEAEVSILDYGNIMEVLDTLS
- a CDS encoding LD-carboxypeptidase, with translation MIRPPVLERGDTLGVVSPAGPVRRERLEAGLASLRALGFHLVLARHVFDRDGYLAGRDEDRAGDMMEMFLSPGVKGIIAARGGYGCARMVDLLDYRAISQSPKAFVGSSDITFLHLALQQKAGLITFHGPMVEVDPETGFPSYSLEGLFTALTVTRPLGFLGMPPGTRTRALSPGTAEGPLAGGNLSLLVSSLGTPYELDTLGKIL